In the Acidovorax sp. A79 genome, one interval contains:
- a CDS encoding IclR family transcriptional regulator, with translation MPITTPDLPLADDEDTPRSPRGIQSVEVGGQLLKVLARTGRRMALKDLARAADMTAAKAHPYLVSFGKLGLIEQDAVSGHYGLGPLAMQLGLISLQQVDPVRLAIAELPALAQRIGYTVSASVWGDSGPTIIRVEEGPTAVYVAMRHGTTASVRHTATGKVFAAFGPRERAAAALAAEGFAGALDEPAFAAELEAVRTHQISEVTDQLLPGISALATPVFDGFGQLVLCLAVIGPSATLRTGPASPAARHLREAARSLSQRLGAPVSSA, from the coding sequence ATGCCCATCACGACCCCCGACCTGCCCCTTGCCGATGACGAAGACACGCCCCGCAGCCCGCGCGGCATCCAGAGCGTGGAGGTGGGTGGGCAGTTGCTGAAGGTGCTGGCGCGCACCGGCCGGCGCATGGCGCTCAAGGACCTGGCCCGCGCGGCGGACATGACGGCCGCCAAGGCCCACCCCTACCTGGTGAGTTTTGGCAAGCTGGGCCTGATCGAGCAGGACGCCGTGAGCGGCCACTACGGCCTGGGCCCCTTGGCCATGCAGCTGGGCCTGATCAGCCTGCAGCAGGTGGACCCGGTGCGCCTGGCGATCGCCGAGCTGCCCGCGCTGGCCCAGCGCATCGGCTACACCGTGTCGGCCTCGGTGTGGGGCGACAGCGGCCCGACCATCATCCGCGTCGAGGAAGGCCCCACGGCCGTGTACGTGGCCATGCGCCACGGCACCACGGCCTCGGTGCGCCACACGGCCACGGGCAAGGTGTTCGCGGCCTTCGGGCCGCGCGAACGCGCCGCCGCAGCCTTGGCGGCCGAAGGGTTCGCGGGCGCGCTGGATGAACCCGCGTTCGCGGCCGAACTGGAGGCGGTGCGCACGCACCAGATCAGCGAGGTGACCGACCAGCTCCTGCCCGGCATCAGCGCGCTGGCCACGCCGGTGTTTGACGGGTTCGGGCAGCTGGTGCTGTGCCTGGCGGTGATCGGGCCCAGCGCCACGCTGCGGACGGGTCCCGCCAGCCCGGCGGCGCGGCATCTGCGCGAGGCCGCGCGGAGCCTGTCACAACGGCTGGGGGCGCCGGTGAGCTCCGCCTAG